In one window of Cellulophaga sp. HaHa_2_95 DNA:
- a CDS encoding alpha/beta fold hydrolase has product MRHFYFKFFFILFLPFAMHAQTLDTLVDVGSYHMHFKIIKGEGTPILFESGADSDGTVWDHLLEKIHTVTGTTLITYDRSGFGKSEVNPMLKNDSDFGILNGITELETGLSKLGYNKDLILVPHSYGGFYTTLYASRHPNDVKYVVRIDANLVAHYTDEVLQMMGAQGVPPKTPETLGSYYLGTTYPETVKLLRTIDFPANVPVIDITSPINRGFPDFYWALVQNAHKDFVEAQPNRVQLIAEGSGHNIHLDNPGLVINAIIKAYAHTLNENDKKVVLEKALDNAIVLAIAAKKTETEMKHSESDLNDWGYTFINNQEIEKALQVFKLSTMLFPDSSNAFDSYGEALLLSNNKSEAIKMYEKSIELNPENENGKAVLLKIKQE; this is encoded by the coding sequence ATGAGACACTTCTATTTTAAATTCTTTTTTATTTTGTTTTTACCTTTTGCCATGCATGCTCAAACCTTAGATACACTCGTAGATGTTGGAAGTTACCATATGCATTTCAAGATAATAAAAGGAGAAGGAACTCCAATTCTTTTTGAATCAGGAGCAGATAGTGATGGTACTGTTTGGGACCACCTATTAGAGAAAATACATACGGTTACAGGCACCACGTTAATCACCTATGACCGATCAGGATTTGGAAAAAGTGAGGTAAACCCAATGCTAAAAAATGATTCAGATTTTGGTATACTCAACGGAATTACAGAACTGGAGACAGGGCTTTCAAAGCTGGGTTATAACAAGGACCTTATTTTAGTTCCTCATTCCTATGGCGGATTTTATACAACGCTTTACGCATCCCGTCATCCGAACGACGTAAAATATGTCGTACGGATAGATGCCAATTTAGTAGCACATTATACTGACGAAGTACTTCAAATGATGGGTGCACAGGGAGTTCCTCCTAAAACTCCTGAGACACTGGGCAGTTATTATCTTGGAACAACCTATCCTGAAACCGTTAAACTATTACGTACAATTGATTTTCCGGCTAACGTACCTGTTATAGATATTACGTCACCAATTAATAGAGGGTTTCCTGATTTTTACTGGGCACTCGTACAAAACGCACATAAAGATTTCGTGGAGGCGCAACCCAATCGGGTACAACTTATTGCTGAAGGAAGCGGTCACAATATACATTTAGATAATCCTGGGCTAGTCATTAATGCAATTATTAAAGCATACGCACACACGTTAAATGAGAACGATAAAAAAGTAGTGTTAGAAAAAGCATTGGATAATGCCATTGTATTAGCTATTGCCGCTAAAAAGACAGAAACGGAAATGAAGCATTCAGAAAGTGATTTGAATGATTGGGGATATACATTTATAAACAATCAAGAAATAGAAAAAGCTTTACAGGTTTTTAAATTGAGTACGATGCTATTTCCTGATAGTTCTAATGCTTTTGATAGTTATGGCGAAGCTTTATTACTATCTAATAATAAATCAGAAGCTATTAAAATGTATGAGAAATCTATTGAATTGAATCCGGAAAATGAAAACGGTAAAGCTGTCTTATTGAAAATAAAACAAGAATAA
- a CDS encoding two-component regulator propeller domain-containing protein, with product MNLNAQSKNQFLEKIGIENGLSSNYPTCVIEDSKGFIWIGSNNGLNRYDGYQSKIFKYDPNNSNTISENWVTSLLEDKEGNIWIGTEGGGLNHYNTATDVITRFTHKKNDSTSISSNVVHRIYEDSQSRLWLGTKNGLNLMDRDKLSFQHWIQPNECQHCEFSLKAITEDEKGNLWIGDEFQGLYYFIPSTGKFSRPHLNDSNKNVLPSEFINDLYFSKGMLWVGTDNGLAILNTRTSPFTPMSLDGKYKSAVSDMCIWKIYNDQNGSIWLCTNGNGLINYNIATHETTIYKTDGNSAYKIGSNSIEDVLVDKSRNIWMATTGNGLNKFNLKNLNFHHWEKDNDDRNSLVNNNVRAMLQDPDGTIWIGTNNGLSRFNPESKLYRNYIEDFNYRADVNTTKIRAIYRSQNNTIWVGTQSGGLYTYNKKLDKFSLALGFADSPLATKVGHIQSIYELEAGQLLIGTVGAGLITYNTNNEELKRIYTNNDPNTDLFNLDVKCMLKASDSEVYIGSDRGLLLLNMHTLTLESYEYEEGCTNCIIGNKVRSLYRDENNNLWIGTRSGLALFNPETKNFKNYSTENGLPSNIIFGILPGSDGNVWLTTPNGLSKTDPEKIQFKNITIPGNNILDMGGHTLGLDGNLIVGGTAGFTIFNPSDIKSNPYIPNVVFTEIKINNESMSFDQSISELKSMDLPYSQNNITFEFSALEFTNSQFNKYKYKLEGFNGQWIEYGSKHDLTFTNLDPKTYVLKIKGSNNEGVWNEQETSLTITISPPWYKTLWFRILSLLLIIGSLFSFYYLRIKRLKRTKTILQKEVTKQTKELVRNNKKLEELDREKDGIIGIMAHDLRSPLNNIHGLTQLLESNENLDEEQKTYLKYINKSVNSGNSLITDLLFMSNVNHPEKTIELADIELSEFIDEWEKSYITRLDKKDQKLRKFVDNKPLIIHADQKLITRIFDNLMTNAIKFSDKGSIIDLSVNSSNGLVHISFKDYGPGMSEVDKKRAFKMFQKLSAQPTDGESSHGLGLAIIKTLVEKLEGSIKIQSTLGQGTAFIISLPEK from the coding sequence ATGAACCTTAATGCGCAGTCTAAAAATCAATTTTTAGAAAAAATTGGAATTGAGAATGGCTTATCTTCCAATTATCCTACTTGTGTTATTGAAGACTCTAAAGGGTTTATATGGATTGGCTCCAATAACGGATTGAATCGTTACGACGGATATCAATCCAAAATATTTAAGTATGACCCAAACAATAGTAATACAATCTCAGAAAATTGGGTTACAAGTCTTCTAGAAGATAAAGAAGGTAATATATGGATTGGTACTGAAGGTGGCGGACTTAATCATTACAACACAGCTACCGATGTTATCACAAGATTCACTCATAAAAAAAATGACTCCACGTCTATCAGTAGCAACGTAGTTCATCGCATATACGAGGACAGCCAGTCAAGATTGTGGTTAGGCACAAAAAATGGTTTAAATTTAATGGATCGTGATAAGCTAAGCTTTCAACATTGGATTCAACCTAATGAATGTCAACATTGTGAATTTTCTCTGAAAGCAATCACAGAGGATGAGAAAGGAAATCTTTGGATTGGAGATGAGTTTCAAGGACTGTATTACTTTATTCCCTCCACTGGTAAATTCTCTCGACCTCATTTAAATGATTCCAATAAAAATGTACTTCCTTCTGAATTTATAAACGATTTGTATTTTTCAAAAGGAATGCTATGGGTAGGTACTGATAATGGATTAGCCATATTAAATACCCGAACTAGCCCCTTTACCCCTATGTCATTAGATGGCAAATATAAAAGTGCCGTTAGCGATATGTGCATCTGGAAAATTTATAATGACCAAAACGGAAGCATTTGGCTATGCACAAATGGAAATGGCTTAATAAATTATAATATAGCAACTCACGAGACCACTATTTACAAAACCGATGGCAACTCCGCCTATAAAATTGGCAGCAATTCCATCGAAGATGTACTCGTAGATAAATCCAGAAACATATGGATGGCCACCACCGGTAATGGTTTGAACAAATTCAATCTAAAAAATCTAAATTTTCATCATTGGGAGAAAGATAATGACGATCGTAATTCGTTAGTAAATAATAATGTCCGGGCAATGTTGCAAGACCCAGACGGCACTATATGGATAGGCACCAACAATGGCCTCAGCAGGTTTAATCCTGAGTCTAAGCTGTATAGAAATTATATAGAAGATTTTAATTACAGAGCTGATGTAAATACTACGAAAATCCGTGCTATTTATCGTTCTCAAAATAATACCATATGGGTAGGTACCCAAAGTGGCGGACTCTATACCTACAATAAAAAACTTGATAAATTTAGCTTAGCACTAGGCTTTGCTGATAGCCCCTTGGCCACTAAAGTAGGTCATATTCAAAGTATTTATGAGCTTGAAGCCGGCCAATTATTAATTGGAACCGTAGGGGCTGGTCTGATTACCTACAATACTAACAATGAAGAACTTAAACGTATCTACACCAATAATGACCCTAATACCGACTTATTTAATTTAGACGTAAAATGCATGCTTAAAGCCTCTGATTCAGAAGTATATATTGGCAGTGATCGCGGATTACTCTTGTTAAATATGCATACTCTTACATTAGAATCCTATGAATATGAAGAGGGGTGTACAAACTGCATTATTGGAAACAAAGTTCGTTCTCTGTACCGGGACGAGAACAATAACTTATGGATTGGAACTCGAAGTGGTTTAGCGCTTTTTAATCCAGAAACTAAAAATTTTAAGAACTACAGCACCGAAAATGGCCTACCTAGCAATATCATCTTTGGTATTCTCCCTGGTAGTGATGGAAATGTATGGCTGACTACACCGAACGGGTTATCAAAAACAGACCCTGAAAAGATACAATTCAAAAATATTACGATTCCTGGAAATAACATCTTAGATATGGGGGGGCATACGCTAGGATTAGATGGAAACCTAATTGTTGGAGGTACCGCTGGATTTACCATATTTAATCCTAGTGATATAAAAAGTAATCCATACATTCCGAATGTCGTTTTTACAGAGATTAAGATCAATAATGAATCTATGTCTTTTGATCAAAGCATTTCCGAATTAAAAAGCATGGATTTACCCTATAGCCAAAATAATATCACGTTTGAATTTTCAGCACTAGAATTCACCAATTCACAGTTCAATAAATACAAATACAAACTAGAAGGATTTAACGGTCAATGGATTGAATATGGTAGTAAGCATGATTTGACTTTTACCAACTTAGATCCAAAAACATATGTTTTGAAGATAAAAGGATCTAACAACGAAGGGGTCTGGAATGAACAAGAGACCTCACTAACCATTACTATTAGTCCACCTTGGTATAAAACACTATGGTTTAGAATACTTAGTCTTTTACTCATAATAGGATCGCTTTTTTCCTTCTATTATTTACGGATTAAAAGGTTAAAGAGAACAAAAACCATCCTTCAAAAGGAGGTGACCAAGCAAACTAAAGAATTAGTACGTAACAACAAAAAGCTAGAAGAGCTAGATAGAGAAAAAGATGGAATCATCGGGATTATGGCCCATGATCTCCGGAGTCCTCTGAACAATATTCATGGACTTACCCAATTACTGGAGAGTAATGAAAATTTGGATGAAGAGCAAAAAACATATCTAAAATACATTAATAAGTCTGTAAACAGTGGCAATAGTTTAATCACAGATTTGCTGTTTATGAGTAACGTTAATCACCCTGAAAAAACAATTGAATTAGCAGACATAGAGCTTTCTGAATTTATTGACGAATGGGAAAAAAGCTATATCACTCGATTGGATAAAAAAGATCAAAAACTAAGAAAATTTGTTGATAACAAACCACTGATAATTCATGCGGACCAAAAACTGATAACCCGCATTTTTGATAACCTGATGACCAACGCTATAAAATTTTCAGATAAAGGTAGTATCATTGATTTATCTGTTAATTCTAGTAATGGTCTCGTCCATATTTCATTTAAGGATTATGGTCCTGGTATGTCTGAAGTTGATAAAAAAAGAGCCTTTAAAATGTTTCAAAAACTCTCTGCACAACCAACCGATGGTGAAAGTTCTCACGGATTAGGTCTGGCAATAATTAAAACACTGGTTGAAAAACTAGAAGGGTCTATCAAAATACAAAGCACATTGGGGCAAGGCACAGCGTTTATAATCAGTCTACCTGAAAAATGA
- a CDS encoding sorbosone dehydrogenase family protein, with protein MKKTTTLLFITIATVFFSCKSKEKNKIEVSEDVKAMISEQPADTVQTAVGALILPKPYATESVSKQNKLVDWPAGKMPTAPEGFEVTKFADGFQNPRWTYIGTNGDIFVCEANTKNSAGRITLLRDANNDGRIEMRETFLEELKQPLGMLIIKDNFYVANTDGLYRYPYEAGQTKLNPSEGKKIVNLPAGGYNNHWTRNIITNKAEDKIYISVGSASNVAEYGMEEEVRRANILEVDLDGGNELIYASGLRNPVGMDWNPINGELWTAVNERDKIGDNLVPDYVTSVKQGGFYGWPYAYYGDIPDPRLKGAAPDLVAKTIVPDVSVGSHTASLGLTFYDQDSFPEKYKNGIFVGQHGSWNRSELSGYRVVFIPFKEGKPISEPEDFLTGFIAENSDTEVYGRPVCVTVTPTGDLLVNDDSGNTIWKVSYSN; from the coding sequence ATGAAGAAAACTACTACCTTATTATTTATTACGATTGCAACGGTATTCTTTAGCTGTAAATCTAAAGAGAAGAATAAAATAGAAGTCTCTGAAGACGTGAAAGCGATGATTTCTGAACAGCCTGCGGATACCGTTCAAACAGCTGTTGGTGCACTTATTCTCCCAAAACCATATGCAACAGAATCCGTAAGTAAACAAAATAAGCTTGTAGATTGGCCCGCAGGTAAAATGCCAACGGCTCCAGAAGGATTTGAAGTGACAAAATTTGCAGACGGATTCCAAAACCCGCGTTGGACCTATATTGGCACAAACGGCGATATATTTGTTTGTGAGGCCAATACCAAAAATAGTGCTGGACGAATTACTTTGTTAAGAGATGCTAATAACGATGGTAGGATTGAAATGCGAGAAACTTTTCTTGAAGAATTGAAACAACCTTTGGGAATGTTAATTATTAAGGATAATTTTTACGTAGCAAATACAGATGGTCTGTATCGATATCCTTACGAAGCCGGACAAACTAAATTGAACCCTTCTGAGGGAAAAAAAATTGTAAACCTTCCTGCTGGGGGGTATAATAATCACTGGACACGAAATATAATTACCAATAAAGCCGAAGATAAAATCTATATTTCAGTAGGTTCTGCAAGTAACGTTGCCGAATATGGTATGGAAGAAGAGGTTCGTCGTGCAAATATTTTGGAAGTCGATTTGGATGGAGGAAACGAATTAATATATGCTAGTGGACTCAGAAATCCAGTAGGGATGGACTGGAATCCTATAAACGGTGAGTTATGGACTGCTGTGAATGAACGTGATAAAATTGGAGATAATTTGGTGCCCGATTATGTAACTAGTGTAAAACAAGGCGGTTTTTATGGTTGGCCTTATGCGTACTACGGTGATATACCAGACCCTAGATTAAAAGGCGCTGCGCCAGATTTAGTGGCAAAAACTATTGTGCCAGATGTATCTGTAGGCTCACATACTGCTTCTTTGGGTTTAACTTTTTATGATCAAGATAGTTTTCCAGAAAAATATAAGAATGGCATTTTTGTAGGACAACATGGTTCTTGGAACCGCTCGGAGCTTTCTGGATATCGCGTAGTTTTTATTCCTTTTAAAGAGGGCAAACCAATCTCGGAACCTGAAGACTTTCTTACCGGATTTATTGCTGAAAATAGTGATACCGAAGTATACGGAAGGCCTGTTTGTGTTACCGTAACGCCAACCGGAGATTTATTAGTAAATGACGATTCTGGAAATACCATCTGGAAAGTAAGTTATAGCAATTAG
- a CDS encoding TonB-dependent receptor domain-containing protein produces MKFLPVHLIMAAIFVIATINKIYAQNINGRVIDEKDAPISHVTVLRDSKIIATTNENGVFNIGEIMKLPFKIELQHPNYYSKEFVLSENSIVFRLSALEKTEALEEVIISSTYQKQSKVIIPTARTTAIKLDQYSPINLVSAINETPGVYIQSGALNTNRIVIRGVGSRTLYGTNKIRAYFNGIPITNGAGSTAIDAFNSEDITDIEVVKGPKATQYGTNLGGTILLNSKQASAGETYLKSNNTLGSYGLMKNSISVATAANNSTFNLNYDHMEFDGFRDNSRYERSTILLNSSYSFDDKNDVGVLFNYTDYNAQIPSSIGKTAFEEDPSQAAFTWGAAQGYEDNKQVLAGLHYTHLFSKNFSNTTAIFYHYLDHYEPRPFNILDEFTNGYGMRTLFAKDFIFVSNKANLSFGGEFYRDQYNWKTIQNLYEDTNGNGSLEGALLSDNIENRSNLNIFATVTLPFTDKLKAQFGVNINKTNYDFIDVFNTGADNKDAKRNFDPIFAPNLNVLYQITPSTNVYANVSRGFNYPSIEETLTPEGVINSELGPEVGFNYEVGNEFYAFNRALHFQFSAYLLDINNLLVAERVDDDQYIGRNAGKTEHKGFEISMSYTHSFINGLSISPYINAEITQHRFIDFVDRTANYSGNELTGVPKDKANGGIRFGLKNFSLNTNVLHIGTMPLNDANTLYSDAYTIFNAKLSYKNNITDHLTIGVNAGVNNFTDEAYASSILINAVGFGGAEPRYYYPGMPRNWFGGVKIEYTL; encoded by the coding sequence ATGAAATTTTTACCAGTACATTTAATAATGGCGGCTATTTTTGTAATAGCTACCATCAACAAAATATATGCTCAAAATATTAACGGTCGCGTCATTGACGAAAAAGATGCTCCCATTTCACATGTGACCGTTTTACGGGATTCCAAAATAATTGCTACAACAAATGAAAATGGTGTTTTTAATATTGGAGAAATAATGAAGTTACCTTTTAAAATAGAACTTCAACATCCAAATTATTACAGTAAAGAATTTGTATTATCGGAAAACAGTATTGTATTTCGGCTGTCTGCTCTAGAAAAAACAGAAGCTCTTGAGGAAGTGATAATATCATCTACCTATCAAAAGCAAAGTAAGGTTATTATTCCAACGGCTAGGACAACAGCAATTAAACTGGATCAATACAGTCCTATTAATTTAGTCTCTGCAATAAATGAGACACCTGGGGTTTATATACAAAGCGGTGCCCTGAATACAAATAGAATTGTAATCCGTGGGGTAGGATCTCGCACCTTATATGGAACAAATAAAATAAGAGCTTATTTTAATGGTATTCCCATTACTAATGGAGCTGGATCTACAGCTATTGATGCTTTTAACTCAGAAGATATTACAGATATAGAAGTAGTAAAAGGCCCAAAAGCTACTCAGTATGGGACTAATTTAGGGGGGACTATATTATTGAATTCTAAACAAGCTTCAGCCGGTGAAACCTATCTAAAATCCAACAATACCTTAGGAAGCTATGGTTTGATGAAAAACAGTATTTCTGTAGCAACCGCAGCTAATAACTCGACATTCAATCTGAATTATGATCATATGGAGTTTGATGGTTTTCGAGATAATAGCAGGTATGAGAGGAGCACTATTCTATTAAATTCTAGCTACTCTTTTGATGATAAAAATGATGTAGGTGTGTTATTTAATTATACCGATTATAACGCGCAAATTCCGAGTTCTATCGGCAAGACAGCCTTTGAAGAGGACCCAAGCCAAGCGGCATTTACTTGGGGTGCTGCACAAGGTTACGAGGATAATAAGCAAGTGCTTGCGGGGCTTCATTATACCCATCTATTTTCCAAAAATTTTAGTAATACAACGGCTATTTTTTACCATTATTTAGATCATTATGAACCACGACCATTTAATATTTTAGACGAATTCACTAATGGTTATGGGATGCGTACGCTCTTTGCAAAAGACTTCATTTTTGTAAGTAATAAGGCAAATTTAAGTTTCGGAGGGGAGTTTTACAGGGATCAATACAATTGGAAGACAATACAGAATTTATATGAGGATACTAATGGGAATGGTAGTTTAGAAGGTGCCCTACTTAGTGATAATATAGAGAACCGCAGCAACTTAAATATTTTTGCCACAGTAACACTGCCTTTTACGGATAAATTAAAAGCGCAGTTCGGGGTAAATATCAACAAGACCAATTATGATTTTATAGATGTGTTTAATACTGGAGCGGATAATAAGGATGCTAAGCGTAATTTTGATCCAATTTTTGCTCCAAACCTAAACGTACTTTATCAAATAACTCCAAGTACAAATGTTTATGCTAATGTAAGCCGTGGATTTAATTATCCGTCAATTGAAGAAACACTAACCCCAGAAGGTGTTATCAATTCCGAACTGGGGCCGGAGGTCGGTTTTAATTACGAAGTAGGTAATGAGTTCTATGCGTTTAATCGCGCGTTACATTTTCAGTTTTCAGCTTATTTGCTAGATATCAATAATTTATTGGTGGCAGAGCGAGTGGATGATGATCAGTATATTGGTAGAAATGCAGGAAAAACAGAACATAAGGGATTCGAAATTTCCATGTCATACACGCATTCCTTTATAAATGGCTTAAGTATCTCTCCATATATTAATGCCGAAATCACACAGCATAGATTTATTGATTTTGTAGATAGAACAGCTAATTATTCAGGTAATGAACTAACAGGAGTGCCTAAAGATAAAGCAAACGGAGGAATACGTTTTGGACTCAAAAATTTTAGTCTGAATACTAATGTACTTCATATAGGAACTATGCCTCTTAATGATGCCAATACATTGTATTCGGATGCATATACTATTTTTAATGCTAAGTTATCCTACAAAAATAATATTACAGATCATCTTACCATTGGAGTTAATGCAGGTGTAAATAATTTTACGGATGAAGCCTATGCTTCATCCATTCTTATAAATGCCGTAGGGTTTGGTGGTGCAGAACCTCGTTATTATTATCCTGGAATGCCGAGAAATTGGTTTGGAGGAGTAAAGATTGAATATACACTTTAA